The nucleotide sequence GCTGGCCGGGCTGGTCACGGTGGTGATCGGCGCGCTGGTGCCCATCGCCACGGGCAAGGTGCTCGGCGAGTACGTGCCGCAGGCGCGGGAGAACCTGATCGCGCAGGTGTGTCTCGCGGTGATGCTCAGCGGGGTGGTGTCGGCGGCGTTCACGCTGCTGGAGAACCTGACCATCCTGCGGCTGGAGGGCCGGATCGAGGGTGCGCTCCAGCCGGCGGTCTGGGACCGGCTGCTGAGGCTGCCGACCCGGTTCTTCAGCGGGCGCTCCACCGGTGAGCTGGCGAGTGCCGCGATGGGCATCAGCTCGATCCGGCGGCTGCTGGCGGGCGTCGGACCGGTGGTCGCGCAGTCGGTGACGGTCGGCGCGATGAACGTCGGCCTGCTGCTGTACTACAGCGTGCCGATGGCACTGGCCGCGATCGGGATGCTCGTGGTGATCGCCGCGGTCTTCCTGGGGCTCGGGCTGTGGCAGGTGCGCTGGCAGCGGCGGCTCGTGACGCTCGGCAACAAGCTGAACAACCAGGCGTTCCAGACCCTGCGCGGTCTGCCCAAGCTGCGGGTGGCGTCGGCGGAGAACTACGCGTACGCCGCGTGGGCCCGCGAGTTCGCGCGCAGCCGGGAGCTCCAGCAGAAGGTCGGCCGGATCAAGAACCTCAGTTCGGTGCTGGGCGCGGTGTATCTGCCGATCTGCACGCTGGTGATGTTCATGCTGCTGGCGGGTCCGGCGAAGGGCGCGATGTCGGCGGCCTCGTTCCTCACCTTCAGCACGGCGGTGACGATGGTGCTGACCTCGGTCACCCAGCTCACCGGCGCGTTCGTGTCGGCGGTGGCGGCGCTGCCGCTGTTCGAGGAGATCCGCCCGGTGCTGGACGCCACCCCCGAGGTGCGGGCGGGGAACACCCGGCCGGGACCGCTGACCGGCGCCCTGGAGGCCCGGCGGCTGTCCTTCCGGTACTCCGACGACGGCCCGCTGGTCCTGGACGACGTGTCCTTCTCGGTGCGTCCCGGCGAGTTCGTCGCGGTGGTCGGACCGAGCGGCTGCGGCAAGTCGACCCTGCTGCGCCTGCTGATCGGCTTCGACAAGCCGGTCTCCGGCAGTGTGCTGTACGACGGTCAGGACCTGGGCGCGCTGGACCAGTCGGCGGTGCGGCGCCAGTGCGGGGTGGTGCTCCAGCACGCCCAGCCGTTCAACGGTTCCATCATGGACGTGGTCTGCGGCACCGAGCCGTACACGCCGGAGGAGGTCATGGCGGCCATCGAGCTGGCGGGCCTCGCGGAGGACGTCCAGCGGATGCCGATGGGGCTGCACACCATCGTCGCCGGCAGCGGCGCGGTCTCCGGCGGGCAGCGCCAGCGGCTGATGATCGCGCAGGCGTTGATCCGCCGGCCGCGCATCCTCTTCTTCGACGAGGCGACCAGCGCCCTGGACAACGACACCCAGCGCACGGTCATCGAGTCCACCCGCAAGCTGAACGCCACCCGGGTCGTCATCGCGCACCGGCTGTCCACCGTGATGGACGCCGACCGGGTGGTGGTGATGGAGGACGGCAAGGTGATCCAGCAGGGCACCCCCGCCGAACTGCTCGCCGACACCGGCGGCCGGATGCACGAACTGGTGCGCAGGCAGATGGCGTAGGCCGTGTCCGCGAAGTCCGGCCTGGCTCGACTTCGCGTACACGGCCTCGGAGAGGGATGTGCCGCTTCCCGGCGAGGCCCCCCACGGACCTGGCCGGGAAGCGGCTGTGGGTCCGGAAGGCGGCGGCCCCACTCCGCCTCACCCTCCCGGCGCGGGATCGCCGGTTGCTCCGCTCCAGGGGCCGCACTCCCCATTCGTGAAACCGACCCTGCGGCACGGAGCCCGTGCGATCCCGGTCTTAGAACGCGAAGACGCTGCTGCCGAGCGCGTCCTTCGCGCAAGCGTTGCCGAACGTGCGCTCGTAGGCGACCCGCTGGCCCTGCCAGACACCCTGGACGGTGACGACGACGGGGTCGTACAGCCGGGTGCAGTGGACATCGGCGCGGGCCTTGAGGGCGTTGAAGTCGCCTCGTATGCCGCGCAGTTCGGCACAGGCTTCCGCCGCTGCCGGGTGGGTGCCGGTGGCCGTCGGGGCGCAGCTCAGGGTGACGGCGCGCTCCGGGGTGACCGTGGTCGCGCTGTCGCCGTGGCCGGTGGTGAGGACCAGTGCCGAGGGCGCGTACAGGGAGGCAGGCGCGGCTACGGCGGAACCGGTCAGGTGTCCGCAGACGGCGGCGGCGGTGAGGCCGAGGGCCGCGGCCCAGCGCGCGGTGTTCCGCATGGTGTGCATCCTTCCGCTCGATCATTGAGGGTGTGCCGGCCGGTGCCCGGTGGGGCGCCGCAGCGGCGAGCGCCACTCTGCCGAGTCCGCAGCCGGAACACACATCCCACCCATGACTTTCAGTAACATTGCGTATTGAATCAGTGGCGCGAAGTCACGGAATTCGAACACGTCGGCCCCGCAACGCCGGGGATTGCGAACACGCGCACCGGTCCGATGGCCGGAACTCACCGCCTGAGCAATCGGCCTGAAACATTCCGCTCCCCCGCGCGGGGGCCGCTTTCACGATCCGCCCGTGACACCTTCACGATTCCTCGCGTTCGCACGGGTTTCGCCGGACCGGGTGGGTGGGCGAACCCTCCATCGGGGCGGTCCTTGATGGATGAAACATCCCCTGGCCCCACGTCCCGATCCGGCCGTACCGTCGGCAGCCCCCGTCCCTGGAGCCTCTGTTGACCCATCAGCCCACCGACTCCCCCGCTCAGGCTTCCTCGCTCACCGAGGTCGAGCCCTACGGTGTCGAGCGCATCCCCGACGAGGAGCGCACCGCGAGCCCGTCCGACCTGTTCCGGGTCGCGTTCGGCGGCGCCAACACCTTCTCCACCTGTGTGCTCGGGGCGTTCCCGGTCCTGTTCGGGCTCTCCTTCTGGCAGGGCCTCGCGGCGACGGTCCTCGGGGTCCTCGCGGGCGCTCTGATCCTGTGTCCGATGGCCGTGTTCGGCCCGGTGAACGGCACCAACAACGCGGTGTCCTCCTCGGCGCACCTGGGTGTGCACGGCCGCGTGGTCGGCTCCTTCCTCTCCCTGCTGACGGCGGTGGCGTTCTTCTCCATCTCGGTGTGGAGCTCGGGCGACGCCCTGGTCGGCGGCGCGCACCGGCTGTTCGGCCTCTCCCGCGGCCCGCTCTCGTACGTGGTCGCGTACGCGCTGTTCGCCGGGCTGGTGCTCGCGGTGTGCGTGTACGGGTTCCGGTTCATGCTGTTCGTCAACAAGATCGCGGTGACGTCGGCGACGGCGCTCTTCCTGCTCGGCGCGGTCGCCTTCGCGGGTGACTTCGACCCGTCGTACGCGGGCTCGTTCACGGCCTCGGCGGACGCCGCCACGCAGGCGATGTTCTGGCCCTCGTTCATCGGGGCGGCGCTGATCGTGCTGTCCAACCCCGTGTCGTTCGGGGCGTTCCTCGGCGACTGGTCGCGGTACATCCCGGCAAACGCCCCGCGCCGGAGGGTGGTCGGGGCCGCGTTCCTCTCCCAGGTGGCCACGCTGCTGCCGTTCGTCTTCGGTCTGGCCACGGCGAGCATCATCGCCACCAAGGCCCCGAAGTACGTCGACCCGGCCGCGCCCGACTTCGTGGGCGGACTGCTGGCGATCTCGCCGAGCTGGTTCTTCTTGCCGGTGTGTCTGCTCGCCCTGATCGGCGGCATGTCCACGGGCACGACCGCGCTCTACGGCACCGGCCTGGACTTCTCCTCGGTCTTCCCCCGGCTGTCGCGGGTGCGGGCGACGCTGCTGGTCGGCGTGGTGTCGATCGCGTTCATCTTCGTCGGCCGGTTCGCGCTGGACCTGGTCCGGTCGATCTCCACCTTCGCCACGGTGATCATCACCTGCACCACCCCGTGGATGGTGGTCATGATCCTCGGCTTCTTCACCCGTCGCGGCTGGTACGACCCGGACGCCCTCCAGGTCTTCAACCGCCGCCAGCGAGGCGGCCGTTACTGGTTCACCCACGGCTGGAACTGGCGCGGGATGACGGCATGGTGGGTGTCGGCGGTGCTCGGCGTCCTCTGCACCGACATCCCCGGCCAGTTCGTGGGCCCGCTGGGCGACCTGGCGAACGGCGTCGACATCAGTCTGCCGCTGTCGCTGGCCGTGGCGGCGGTGCTGTACCTGTCCCTGCTGTGGCTGTTCCCGGAGCCTCGGGCGGCCTACGGGCCCGAGGGCGCGCGGTGGGTGCGCACGAAGGAGGCGCCGGTGCCGCCGATCACGGGGGCCGCGGAACACCCCGCCCTGACCGACGCCCTCCTCTGACCGGGGCTCGCGCCACCTCAGTCGGGCTTGCTCAGCAGCCGGGTCACCTCCTCCCCCGTCTCCGGGGTGAGGCGGCCCTCGCACTCCAGGCCCAGCGCCTGGGCCAGGTCCTTGCCGTGGAGGTCGACCAGGGCTTCCGCCAGCTCCGCGAAGGACTCCGCCGCCGTGCGGCCCCGTACCACCCCGGTCGCCGCCGTGACCACGCCGACCAGTGCGGCGGGCCACCACCACACGGCCAGCAGGAGGTAGGCCGCACCCCAGGCCGCAAGGCGGGCGGCGGCGCTCAACGCTGCGCGGGCGGTGCCCAGTTCGGCGCGGGTGCTGTCGGGGGCGAGCAGCCACAGGTGGGGCCAGGCGACGGTGAGGTCCACCCGGTACGCCCGCCACACGCGCCGGTCCGGGGCGGTGACCCGGTCTCCGGTCCAGCAGGGGTGGTGTGGCGCGGCCAGGCCGATCTCGTTGCGGCGGGCGTAGCGGGCCTCCGCCTCGTCCGCCAGGGCCTCGGCGTCGGCCGCACCGCCCAGCCTGGCCCGGCCGGCCGCGACCAGCGCCGTGCGGTAGGCGTGGTCGGCGGCCCGCCACCGGCGCAGCCGGCGCGCCGTGAGCCACCGGGTCACCGGACCGCGCGGCCCCGCCAGCCAGACCCGCTCGACCAGCGCGCCCAGCGCCTGCGCGCCGGTGCCCGTCAGCGCGGCCCCGGCCAGCACACCGACCGCCACCACCGCGAGCACACCCGCACTGTGCGCCCCCGGCGCGGCGGCGAGAGCGTCCAGGCGTTCCCGCAGCCGCCCGGTGTCCCGCCAGTGCCGCTGGCCCAGGGTGACCGCGGTGGCCAGCGCGACGAGGTACACCAGGCCGGGGATCGCCAGCAGGGCCAGCCAGCGTTCCGCCAGTTTGCCGCCGAGCGCGTTGAGGAACGCGGTCACGGGCGCAGCCCGATCTCCCGCAGCGGCCGCCCGAAGATCCGGCACTCCGGAGCGGGGCCGCCCTCCGGCGCGGGTGCCTCGACCCGGGCGCAGCATCCGCCCGGGCAGACCAGTACGCGCAGCAGCGGGTGCCCGGCGCCGGGGAACCTCTGGTAGACGGGTGGGGCGTCCGTCCGGTACGAGCCGAGGCCCGCGGTGAACCCGGCGGCCAGCAGCAGGTCCTCCAACTCGTCGAAGTCGTCCTCCAGTTCATCCGGTGACCGTCCACCCCGCACCTCTGCGGTGATGTGCTCGATCAGCAGGCGTCCCTCGGGGCCGAGTTCCGGCGCGTGCGCGGTCGCGGCGAGCCGGTGGCAGAGCGACGCGAGCCGCTCATGGCGCGGCCCGCCGCTCCCGTCGTCGTCGAGCCCGCTCATCGCCGTACCTCCCTGGACCAGCCGACCGGCGACTCAGCATAACGAGGGTGCCCGAGGGACCACTTGGGTAAAATCGGGCCGGGGGACTCACGCGGCGCACGCCACGTACGAGAGCCCGCGGCGACACACACGGGGGCCGGTCATGTCGGACGCGCACGAGGCCGCCGATGCCGCTCTCCGCCAAGTCGGCGCTCTGATCAACGAGTTCGACCGCACCGGTGACCGACGTCCGCTGGACCGCGCGGTCGGGATCTCCCGGGACGCCCTGCGCGTGGCACCACCGGACGGCCGCGTGCACACCGCCTGCGTGGCCGGGCTGCGCACCACCCTCGTGATGCGCTGGCTGGCGTTCCGCGACCGGCGCGACCTCGACGAGTCGATCACCCAGGGGCAGTTCCTCGCGGCCGGCCCGACCCCGGACGAGCAGGATCTCCGCCTCCTGGGCCGCATGCTGGCCGACCGCTACGACCTCACCCGCGATCCGGCCGACCTGGAGGCGGGGATCACCGCGTTACGGCGTGCCGCCGAGCTGCCGCCCATGCGGGGCTGGGACAACCGGCCTTCCCTCCTCGACACCCTCGGCGGTCTGCTGGGCGAGCGCGGCGAGGCGACGGGCAGCGACACCGATCTCGCCGAGGCGGAGCGGCTGCGCCGGGTGGCCCTGACGCTGCTGCCCGGGAACTCCCCGGAGCTGCCGACCGTACGCAACAACCTGGCCGCAGCCCTCCGCCACACCGCCAGGGTCCACCGGGACCCCGCCCGCGCGCGAGAGGCCGTCTACCTGCTCCGCGCGGCCCTCTCCGGCACCCCGCACGACTCACCGCGCCGCCCGCACGCCCTGCTCAACCTGGCCTTGGCATGCCAGACGGCGGCCGAACTCACCTCGGCCGCCGCCGACATCGAGAGCATGGTCGCCGCCTACCGCGCGGCCCTCGCCGGGACCCCGAGGGGCCACCCCCTGCGGGTGCGCACCCTCAACGGGCTGGGGGTGGCCCTCCGGCTGGCGGCCGAGCACACCGAGAGCACCGAGCCGCTGCGCGAATCCGTGGCCCTGCTGAGCGAGGCCGTACGGGAGACCCCCGAGGGCAGCCGGCCGCGTCCGCACCGGCTGAACAGCCTCGGAAACGCCCTGCACCGGCTCGGCGAACGCACCGGTGACGCGGGGCTGCTGGACGAGTCCGTACGCGTCCTGCGCGCCGCCCTCGCCGAGCCCTCGCCGCAGGAGGAGGGCCACTTCGACCGGGTGGCGAACCTCTCCCTGGCCCTGCGCGAGCGCTACCACCAGACGGGCGACCTGGAGACGCTGCGCGAGGCCGCCCGCCTGGCCCGGCTGGCGCTGAGCACCCCCCGCACAGGGAGCGACTCCGACACCCAGCTCTCCAACCTGGGAGTCATCCTGCAGACCTGGTACGAGCGGACAGGGGAAGCGGGCGCCGCCTCCGAGGCCGTGGACGCGGCCCGCCGGGTGCTCGCCCGGACCCCACCGGGCGGCGTGGAGCGGGCCAAGCGGCTGAACCACCTCGGCAACGCCCTGTTCCAGCGGTACGAGTCCGGCGGCGCACCGGCCGACCTGGAGGAGTCCGTCGCCATGCTGACCGAGGCCGTGGAGCGGACGGCGTACGGCGCCCCGGAGCACGCCGACTATCTGCACAACCTGGGCCTGGCCAGGCTCACCGGCGCCCGCGCGGCCGAGGACCCGGTGCTGCTGAACGAGGCGGTGACCACGCTCGGCCGGGCCGTGTGGGCGTCGGCCCCCGGTGCGTCGCACACCGCCGGCCGTCTCCAGTCCTACACGTCGGCGCTGCGCACCCTGCATCTGGTGACCGAGGACCCGGCCGTGCTGCTCGCGGCGGAGGACGCCTACCGGCAGGTCGCCCGGATCACGGCTCTGCCCGCCGCGCAGCGCGTCCGGGCCGCGTACTCCTGGGGCATCGCCGCGGCGGACGCGGGCCGCTGGGAGCAGGCGCTCGAAGGATTCGAGGTCGCCCTCGCCCTGCTGCCGTTCAGCATCACCAGACGGCTGACCCGCGGCGACCAGGAGCACGGGCTGACCAGTGTGCAGGGGCTCGCCGCCGACGCCGCGGCGTGCGCGGTGCAGTTGGGCCGCCTGGACCACGCGGTGCTGCTGCTGGAGCAGGGGCGCGGGGTGCTGCTGGGCCAGACCATCGCGGCGCGCGCCGAACTGGAGCGGCTGCGGGCCGCGCACCCGGAGGCGGCCGGGCGTTTCGCGGAGCTGCGCGACCTCATCGACGCGCTGGACGCCG is from Streptomyces seoulensis and encodes:
- a CDS encoding purine-cytosine permease family protein; this encodes MTHQPTDSPAQASSLTEVEPYGVERIPDEERTASPSDLFRVAFGGANTFSTCVLGAFPVLFGLSFWQGLAATVLGVLAGALILCPMAVFGPVNGTNNAVSSSAHLGVHGRVVGSFLSLLTAVAFFSISVWSSGDALVGGAHRLFGLSRGPLSYVVAYALFAGLVLAVCVYGFRFMLFVNKIAVTSATALFLLGAVAFAGDFDPSYAGSFTASADAATQAMFWPSFIGAALIVLSNPVSFGAFLGDWSRYIPANAPRRRVVGAAFLSQVATLLPFVFGLATASIIATKAPKYVDPAAPDFVGGLLAISPSWFFLPVCLLALIGGMSTGTTALYGTGLDFSSVFPRLSRVRATLLVGVVSIAFIFVGRFALDLVRSISTFATVIITCTTPWMVVMILGFFTRRGWYDPDALQVFNRRQRGGRYWFTHGWNWRGMTAWWVSAVLGVLCTDIPGQFVGPLGDLANGVDISLPLSLAVAAVLYLSLLWLFPEPRAAYGPEGARWVRTKEAPVPPITGAAEHPALTDALL
- a CDS encoding NHLP bacteriocin export ABC transporter permease/ATPase subunit codes for the protein MTSTHDGDLVLGALGSLGTRVDCAGLNRLDLEGPQVLWLVAAGALDLFAVDAAEQGHWHHLGRLEAGALLLGPVAGPQHSLVARPVRDCVVHRVNLRELYQGAHTETWSYDEYGNPQYVPPSSSPLEYALALGVGRGLSVLFQAPLTEDRSVAPSDDDVFWMQVPPGSAQYGSMYGAEAAADLLMDPALWQSLVDQQYRLLTALDRWIEQLERTHETRAAAGIKAGEAVRAHADQTLLASIGKRSARRTTAADADAGYAACKLVAQAAGITLADPARGIGESERLDPVERVALASRVRIRAVRLEGRWWRENVGPLVGHRALSGAPVALLWRRGGYVAVQPATGRETPVEKANAEEFEPRAVMFYRPLPERRLGPLGLLRFSLGGTRNDLLNLLLAGLVTVVIGALVPIATGKVLGEYVPQARENLIAQVCLAVMLSGVVSAAFTLLENLTILRLEGRIEGALQPAVWDRLLRLPTRFFSGRSTGELASAAMGISSIRRLLAGVGPVVAQSVTVGAMNVGLLLYYSVPMALAAIGMLVVIAAVFLGLGLWQVRWQRRLVTLGNKLNNQAFQTLRGLPKLRVASAENYAYAAWAREFARSRELQQKVGRIKNLSSVLGAVYLPICTLVMFMLLAGPAKGAMSAASFLTFSTAVTMVLTSVTQLTGAFVSAVAALPLFEEIRPVLDATPEVRAGNTRPGPLTGALEARRLSFRYSDDGPLVLDDVSFSVRPGEFVAVVGPSGCGKSTLLRLLIGFDKPVSGSVLYDGQDLGALDQSAVRRQCGVVLQHAQPFNGSIMDVVCGTEPYTPEEVMAAIELAGLAEDVQRMPMGLHTIVAGSGAVSGGQRQRLMIAQALIRRPRILFFDEATSALDNDTQRTVIESTRKLNATRVVIAHRLSTVMDADRVVVMEDGKVIQQGTPAELLADTGGRMHELVRRQMA
- a CDS encoding CHAT domain-containing tetratricopeptide repeat protein, whose protein sequence is MSDAHEAADAALRQVGALINEFDRTGDRRPLDRAVGISRDALRVAPPDGRVHTACVAGLRTTLVMRWLAFRDRRDLDESITQGQFLAAGPTPDEQDLRLLGRMLADRYDLTRDPADLEAGITALRRAAELPPMRGWDNRPSLLDTLGGLLGERGEATGSDTDLAEAERLRRVALTLLPGNSPELPTVRNNLAAALRHTARVHRDPARAREAVYLLRAALSGTPHDSPRRPHALLNLALACQTAAELTSAAADIESMVAAYRAALAGTPRGHPLRVRTLNGLGVALRLAAEHTESTEPLRESVALLSEAVRETPEGSRPRPHRLNSLGNALHRLGERTGDAGLLDESVRVLRAALAEPSPQEEGHFDRVANLSLALRERYHQTGDLETLREAARLARLALSTPRTGSDSDTQLSNLGVILQTWYERTGEAGAASEAVDAARRVLARTPPGGVERAKRLNHLGNALFQRYESGGAPADLEESVAMLTEAVERTAYGAPEHADYLHNLGLARLTGARAAEDPVLLNEAVTTLGRAVWASAPGASHTAGRLQSYTSALRTLHLVTEDPAVLLAAEDAYRQVARITALPAAQRVRAAYSWGIAAADAGRWEQALEGFEVALALLPFSITRRLTRGDQEHGLTSVQGLAADAAACAVQLGRLDHAVLLLEQGRGVLLGQTIAARAELERLRAAHPEAAGRFAELRDLIDALDAGTAEEENKEHGESGASRESGESGENTDERHALAARWERTVAEIRALPGFGGFLGGPTTAEVRACAGRGPVVVAYASPYRSDALVLLPDRVLLVPLPGAGPAAVEAQVRRLDGALAGAAVPDAERAAQEAVAGVLAWTWDHVTGPVLGALGVSAPPPDGAWPRVWWSPGGPLAALPLHAAGHHGDGSRTVLDLAVSSYTPTVRALAYARARAAGPPPAGRLLAVVVPDAPGARRLGGVRREVRELSALLPTEVVAGPQATFAGVMAALPAHPYVHFACHGVSEPDDPSRARLLVHDHQEQPLTVRHISRLELPDARLAVLSACETARGSERLADESIHITSAFQIAGYPHAIGTLWPVHDAVAVRVTRSLYRRLRGEHGAESEGLDAGRAALALHHAVRECRTAFPGSPSLWAAHVHSGA
- a CDS encoding subtilase-type protease inhibitor, with the translated sequence MRNTARWAAALGLTAAAVCGHLTGSAVAAPASLYAPSALVLTTGHGDSATTVTPERAVTLSCAPTATGTHPAAAEACAELRGIRGDFNALKARADVHCTRLYDPVVVTVQGVWQGQRVAYERTFGNACAKDALGSSVFAF